From a single Pseudophryne corroboree isolate aPseCor3 chromosome 6, aPseCor3.hap2, whole genome shotgun sequence genomic region:
- the LYSMD4 gene encoding lysM and putative peptidoglycan-binding domain-containing protein 4, whose amino-acid sequence MRLKKGPSHSFQPPTAIRSSQGSSVYTFTDGSPDLGSSSEEEIDIMELRARGGELLRQNASREKVGDVILLECAITENDNLNKLALQYGCKVADIKRVNNFLTEQDMYALKIIKIPVKVHGIFTELHAASYTQKGQAVYSEDIVSDPASPTENTDITRYFQEIDQDIEAAAQTQDLLSESLDPGTDTFQISPRKNSFSLGADCGIRWWNAVVIMLLIGIVLPVFYILYYETRKVPEQLQVSANVTNTFMPKVSTKVVNRIMRNLHDS is encoded by the exons ATGCGTTTGAAAAAAGGTCCCTCTCACTCCTTCCAGCCACCAACTGCAATCCGTTCATCTCAAGGAAGCAGTGTCTACACGTTTACTGATGGGTCGCCAGATCTTGGCAGCTCCTCAGAAGAGGAAATTGATATCATGGAGCTCCGTGCGCGGGGTGGAGAGCTCCTGCGCCAGAACGCCTCCCGGGAGAAGGTTGGCGATGTTATTCTGTTGGAGTGTGCTATCACAGAGAATGACAACCTGAACAAGCTGGCGCTACAGTATGGATGCAAG GTTGCGGATATTAAGAGAGTAAACAACTTTCTTACGGAGCAGGATATGTACGCCTTGAAGATTATTAAGATCCCAGTCAAGGTTCATGGGATCTTTACAGAACTCCATGCGGCATCATACACACAAAAAGGCCAAGCTGTATACTCGGAGGACATTGTGAGTGATCCTGCTAGCCCTACAGAAAACACAGACATAACGCGGTACTTTCAGGAGATAGACCAGGACATCGAGGCAGCTGCTCAGACGCAGGACCTGCTTAGTGAGTCTTTGGACCCTGGAACGGACACATTTCAGATTTCTCCAAGGAAAAATTCTTTCAGTTTGGGAGCAGATTGCGGTATACGGTGGTGGAATGCTGTTGTTATTATGCTGTTGATTGGAATTGTGCTGCCAGTATTTTATATTCTCTATTATGAGACGCGTAAAGTCCCCGAGCAATTGCAAGTGTCTGCAAATGTCACTAATACTTTTATGCCAAAAGTAAGTACAAAGGTGGTGAATAGAATTATGAGAAACCTACATGATTCATAG